From Pelotomaculum schinkii, the proteins below share one genomic window:
- the tilS gene encoding tRNA lysidine(34) synthetase TilS yields MDLLDRVRNDMARHRMTEPGSKVVVAVSGGADSVTLLHMLYLLKDELEISLHIAHLNHMLRGEESEEDARFVAGLAQSYGLPSTVQSIDVLAYREQRRNSVETAAREVRYSFLSDVASQCGAKRVALAHQADDQAETILINFLRGSGTTGLKGIPPVRQGGYVRPLLSLRRFEIERYCAENGLKFRTDSSNMKEVHLRNRVRHRLIPLLEKEYNPALVPALLRLGELCREEDDYFETRARQAYLGALAGESEGCLTLRLADLAGVDLAVRRRVIRMAWAALAGHEGTLSFQHVEDVIRLIEGGRTGSSAILPGSVEAVRSYRFLELMREEERTGAPYYQHPLVIPGTTHIPELDRTVYAELVPFDFRPDPKKLPPNEAVLDWDKLPKQLYVRRRKAGDVFHPFGMPAGMKLKDFFIKQKIPQAQRDRLPLVGTPEAIVWVPGLRAGERWKVDHTTKRILRLKIEP; encoded by the coding sequence ATGGACCTGCTTGACAGGGTTCGTAACGACATGGCCCGCCACCGGATGACAGAACCCGGATCTAAAGTGGTGGTTGCAGTCTCCGGAGGGGCCGATTCGGTTACGCTTCTGCACATGTTATATCTGCTTAAAGATGAACTGGAAATATCGCTGCATATCGCCCACCTGAATCACATGCTGCGTGGGGAGGAATCAGAAGAGGACGCTCGTTTTGTAGCCGGCCTGGCGCAAAGCTATGGTTTGCCGTCAACAGTTCAGTCGATCGATGTGCTGGCTTACCGCGAACAGCGCCGAAATTCAGTAGAGACAGCTGCCAGGGAGGTGCGTTACAGTTTTCTCAGCGATGTCGCCAGTCAATGCGGCGCCAAAAGGGTGGCCCTGGCTCACCAGGCTGACGACCAGGCCGAGACCATTTTAATTAATTTCCTAAGGGGTTCTGGAACAACAGGCCTGAAAGGTATCCCTCCCGTTCGGCAGGGGGGGTATGTAAGGCCTCTGCTATCCCTCAGGCGTTTTGAGATTGAGCGCTACTGCGCCGAGAACGGACTCAAGTTCCGTACCGACTCATCAAATATGAAGGAGGTTCACCTCCGGAACCGGGTACGGCATAGACTGATCCCTTTATTGGAAAAAGAATACAATCCGGCTCTTGTGCCGGCTCTGCTCAGACTGGGCGAGCTCTGCCGGGAGGAAGACGATTATTTTGAAACCCGGGCCAGGCAGGCCTACCTGGGCGCCCTGGCGGGTGAGTCTGAAGGCTGCTTGACCCTCAGGCTGGCTGACCTGGCCGGAGTGGACCTGGCTGTCAGGCGCAGGGTCATCCGCATGGCCTGGGCGGCGCTGGCAGGACATGAAGGGACCCTTTCCTTTCAACACGTTGAGGATGTCATCCGGTTAATCGAAGGGGGCAGAACAGGGTCGAGCGCAATCCTGCCGGGCAGTGTGGAAGCTGTTCGCTCCTACCGGTTTCTCGAATTAATGCGGGAAGAGGAGAGAACGGGGGCGCCTTACTACCAGCATCCACTCGTCATCCCGGGCACAACCCATATTCCGGAACTGGACCGGACTGTGTACGCGGAGCTTGTCCCTTTTGATTTTCGGCCGGATCCCAAGAAGCTGCCGCCGAATGAAGCAGTATTGGATTGGGATAAGTTGCCTAAACAGCTCTACGTTCGCCGCCGTAAGGCGGGAGATGTCTTTCATCCTTTTGGGATGCCTGCGGGAATGAAGCTGAAGGACTTTTTCATAAAACAAAAAATTCCACAAGCACAAAGGGATCGCCTTCCACTGGTCGGGACGCCTGAAGCTATTGTGTGGGTGCCGGGCTTACGGGCCGGTGAAAGGTGGAAAGTTGACCATACGACCAAACGTATTTTACGCCTGAAAATTGAGCCTTGA
- the ftsH gene encoding ATP-dependent zinc metalloprotease FtsH, with translation MNKVVKNLSIYLLIVLAIIALIKYTTPNKDIPTPITYNQFYDDVEQGQVRKVVIQAEGLTNIISGEKIDGGRFETKGPANDSALYELLKEKKVEWNSELPPQPGWWTGLLTTLLPIILFIVLFFFLMQQTQGGGNRVMSFGKSRARLHNDEKKKVTFSDVAGADEVKEELEEVVEFLKNPKKFQELGAKIPKGVLLFGAPGTGKTLLARAVAGEAGVPFFSISGSDFVEMFVGVGASRVRDLFEQAKKNAPCIVFVDEIDAVGRQRGAGLGGGHDEREQTLNQLLVEMDGFAPNEGIIILAATNRPDILDPALLRPGRFDRQVVVDAPDVNGRKEILKVHTRGKPLEEAVSLDVLARRTPGFTGADLANLTNEAALLAARQNRKRITMADMENSIERVIAGPEKKSKVISEKEKWLVCYHEGGHAVVGYLLPNTDPVHKVSIIPRGRAGGYTLLLPKEDRYYATKSQLLDQVTMLLGGRVSEALVLKEISTGAQNDLERATDIVRKMVMEFGMSGLGPMTYGHKTDTPFLGRDLSRDRNYSEEVANAIDIEVRNTIDQSYNKAKDLLEQHMATLHLVAKTLFEKETIEAGEFAELMKQAGEEERKDRIE, from the coding sequence TTGAATAAGGTTGTGAAAAACCTTAGTATTTATCTGCTGATTGTTCTGGCTATCATTGCCTTGATTAAATATACGACGCCCAACAAGGATATCCCCACACCGATAACCTACAACCAATTTTATGATGACGTGGAGCAGGGGCAGGTCAGGAAGGTGGTTATCCAAGCTGAGGGCCTGACCAATATCATCAGCGGGGAGAAAATTGACGGTGGCCGTTTTGAAACAAAGGGGCCTGCCAATGATTCCGCCCTCTATGAACTGTTAAAGGAGAAAAAAGTTGAGTGGAACAGCGAGCTGCCTCCGCAACCGGGGTGGTGGACCGGGCTGCTTACTACGTTGCTGCCGATCATCCTCTTTATCGTCCTGTTCTTCTTCCTGATGCAGCAGACCCAGGGCGGCGGCAACCGGGTTATGTCCTTTGGCAAGAGCCGGGCGAGGCTCCACAACGACGAAAAGAAGAAGGTTACCTTCTCCGACGTGGCCGGCGCCGATGAGGTTAAAGAGGAACTGGAGGAAGTCGTCGAATTTTTAAAGAATCCCAAGAAATTCCAGGAGCTTGGCGCTAAAATTCCTAAAGGGGTGCTGCTGTTCGGCGCTCCGGGGACGGGCAAGACACTTCTGGCAAGAGCCGTCGCGGGTGAGGCGGGTGTGCCTTTCTTCAGCATCAGCGGTTCGGATTTTGTAGAGATGTTTGTAGGTGTCGGCGCTTCAAGGGTGCGCGACCTTTTTGAACAGGCCAAGAAAAATGCTCCCTGCATCGTTTTCGTCGACGAGATTGACGCCGTTGGACGCCAGCGCGGCGCAGGCCTGGGTGGCGGCCACGATGAGCGGGAGCAGACACTAAACCAGCTGCTGGTGGAAATGGACGGCTTTGCGCCCAACGAAGGGATCATCATCCTGGCAGCCACCAACCGTCCGGATATTTTAGACCCGGCGCTTCTCCGGCCGGGACGCTTTGACCGCCAGGTCGTCGTGGACGCCCCCGATGTAAACGGCCGCAAGGAAATACTCAAAGTCCACACCAGGGGCAAGCCTCTGGAGGAGGCGGTAAGCCTTGATGTCCTGGCCCGGCGCACACCGGGCTTTACCGGGGCCGACCTGGCCAACCTGACCAATGAGGCGGCGCTTCTGGCGGCCAGGCAGAACCGCAAAAGGATTACCATGGCCGACATGGAAAACTCCATCGAGCGGGTTATCGCAGGTCCTGAAAAGAAATCAAAGGTAATCAGTGAAAAGGAGAAATGGCTGGTTTGCTACCACGAAGGCGGTCACGCCGTGGTGGGCTACCTCCTGCCGAACACCGACCCCGTCCACAAGGTCTCGATTATTCCCAGAGGCCGCGCCGGCGGGTACACCTTGCTGCTTCCCAAAGAGGATCGTTATTATGCGACCAAGTCGCAGCTTCTGGACCAGGTAACCATGCTTCTTGGCGGACGGGTATCCGAGGCGCTGGTACTTAAAGAGATCAGCACCGGCGCCCAAAACGACCTGGAGCGCGCCACCGACATCGTGCGCAAGATGGTTATGGAATTCGGCATGAGCGGCCTGGGGCCGATGACTTACGGCCACAAAACAGACACGCCTTTCCTCGGCCGCGACCTGTCCAGGGACCGCAACTATAGTGAAGAAGTGGCCAACGCCATCGACATTGAGGTGCGCAATACCATCGACCAGTCTTACAATAAAGCCAAGGATCTTCTTGAACAGCACATGGCGACACTCCACCTGGTGGCCAAGACGTTGTTTGAAAAGGAAACCATAGAAGCTGGGGAATTTGCGGAACTGATGAAGCAGGCCGGCGAGGAAGAAAGAAAGGACCGCATCGAATAG